The following coding sequences lie in one Nitrospirota bacterium genomic window:
- the nuoH gene encoding NADH-quinone oxidoreductase subunit NuoH, with protein MVLMVVKMMVVVAAVFFHVMYATYFERKVIGHMQVRLGPMRVGPHGILQPVADMVKLFFKEDIIPANADKPVFWFAPVIIIFAALSSTAVIPFFDGFVIANINVGLLYLFAMSSLAAYGVVMAGWASNSKYSFLGGLRSSAQVISYEVSMGLSLVGVMILSGSLNLTDIVKAQQQYWFGMYLFPQILGYFVFLVSMFAETNRTPFDLPEAESELVAGYFTEYSGMRFALYYAAEYIGMIVMSSIAVVCFWGGWTLPPVLTNAVPALAAVPGIVWFLGKVYLHIFLFYWVRATVPRYRYDQLMSLGWKVLIPLALVNIVVTSLVYYFS; from the coding sequence ATGGTACTTATGGTAGTCAAGATGATGGTCGTCGTTGCCGCGGTCTTTTTCCACGTTATGTATGCAACCTATTTCGAGCGCAAGGTCATCGGCCACATGCAGGTGCGGCTCGGCCCTATGCGGGTCGGTCCCCACGGCATCCTCCAGCCGGTCGCGGATATGGTCAAGCTCTTCTTCAAAGAGGATATCATCCCGGCGAACGCGGACAAGCCGGTCTTCTGGTTCGCTCCGGTCATCATCATCTTCGCCGCGCTCAGCTCGACCGCGGTGATCCCCTTCTTCGACGGCTTCGTCATCGCCAACATCAATGTGGGGCTGCTCTATCTCTTCGCGATGTCGTCGCTCGCCGCGTACGGCGTGGTCATGGCGGGGTGGGCGTCCAACTCCAAGTACTCCTTCCTGGGCGGCCTCAGGTCATCGGCCCAGGTCATCAGCTATGAAGTCTCCATGGGGCTGAGCCTCGTCGGCGTCATGATACTCTCCGGCTCCCTGAACCTCACCGATATCGTCAAGGCGCAGCAGCAGTACTGGTTCGGCATGTATCTCTTCCCGCAGATCCTCGGCTACTTCGTCTTCCTCGTCTCGATGTTCGCCGAGACGAACCGGACCCCCTTCGATCTGCCCGAAGCGGAGAGCGAGCTGGTGGCGGGCTACTTTACCGAGTACAGCGGCATGCGGTTCGCGCTCTACTATGCGGCGGAGTATATCGGCATGATCGTGATGTCGAGCATCGCCGTGGTCTGCTTCTGGGGCGGCTGGACCCTCCCGCCGGTGCTCACGAACGCCGTCCCCGCGCTCGCAGCGGTGCCGGGCATCGTCTGGTTCCTCGGCAAGGTCTATCTCCATATCTTCCTGTTCTACTGGGTAAGGGCGACGGTGCCCCGCTACCGCTACGATCAATTGATGTCGCTGGGCTGGAAGGTCCTGATTCCGCTGGCGCTGGTAAACATAGTGGTCACGTCGCTCGTGTACTATTTCAGTTAG
- a CDS encoding NADH-quinone oxidoreductase subunit J, with amino-acid sequence MLPKLFFGYFAVATVVLSLLVITRRNPVHSVLMMLGLFFHIAALYLFLNAEFLAAVQIILYAGAILVLFLFVIMMLNLKEELEGEKFVGAWPLGISMGVFILVLIMYVLGSLTQGPAGPFTIEAIKAATHTKALGTVLYTEYLFPFEIASLILLIAIVGAIVLAKKTSKERETGRKR; translated from the coding sequence ATGCTGCCTAAGCTCTTTTTCGGTTATTTCGCGGTCGCTACGGTCGTCCTGTCGCTGCTCGTGATAACCAGAAGAAACCCCGTGCACAGCGTCCTGATGATGCTGGGGCTCTTCTTCCATATCGCCGCGCTCTACCTCTTCCTGAACGCCGAGTTCCTGGCGGCGGTCCAGATCATCCTCTACGCGGGGGCGATCCTGGTGCTCTTCCTCTTCGTCATCATGATGCTCAATCTCAAGGAAGAGCTCGAGGGCGAGAAGTTTGTCGGCGCCTGGCCGCTCGGCATCTCGATGGGGGTGTTTATCCTGGTGCTGATCATGTATGTCCTGGGTTCGTTGACGCAGGGCCCTGCGGGGCCGTTCACGATCGAGGCGATCAAGGCCGCTACCCATACGAAGGCGCTGGGCACGGTGCTGTACACCGAGTATCTCTTCCCCTTCGAGATCGCCTCGCTGATACTGCTGATCGCTATCGTCGGGGCGATCGTGCTGGCCAAAAAAACAAGTAAGGAGCGGGAAACAGGAAGGAAGAGGTGA
- a CDS encoding NADH-quinone oxidoreductase subunit M, which produces MSYPILSTLIFLPLAGALLIFLLKRTSETAIKWTALFLSIATFALSLPLFSGFDKTTAQMQFVERHEWIPAWGVSYALGIDGISVLFVLLSALLTILCVTVSWNSIKDRAKEFYAALLLIEGAMIGVFCSLDLFLFYIFWEAMLIPMFLLIGVWGGPNRVYAAIKFFLYTLVGSVLMLVGIIVLYLQTGNSFDILKMMTTTYPFNLQVILFWAFFAAFAVKVPMFPVHTWLPDAHTEAPTAGSVILAGILIKMGAYGFLRFSMPILPEATKAMSPVMMILSVIAIIYGAIICLGQTDLKRLIAYSSVSHMGFVTLGLFALNTQGLQGGILQMINHGIVTGGLFLCVGMIYDRTHTRKIADYGGVATALPVYAAFFMVFTLSSIGLPGTNGFVGEILILLGGFTASKAMGALAATGIIIGAGYMLWLYQRVFFMEVSPTVREHKDINFREIATLAPLIILVLWIGVYPNTFLSFMDASVQNLIQRISTAGQPAVAQHIIEVIK; this is translated from the coding sequence ATGAGTTACCCGATACTGAGCACCTTGATCTTTCTCCCCCTAGCAGGGGCGCTGCTGATCTTTCTCCTGAAGCGGACCAGCGAGACGGCGATCAAGTGGACCGCCCTGTTCCTGAGCATAGCGACCTTCGCCCTGAGCCTCCCGCTCTTCAGCGGCTTCGACAAGACCACGGCGCAGATGCAGTTCGTCGAGCGCCATGAGTGGATACCCGCGTGGGGCGTCAGCTATGCCCTCGGCATAGACGGCATCAGCGTCCTCTTCGTCCTGCTTTCGGCGCTCCTGACCATCCTCTGCGTCACCGTCTCCTGGAACAGTATCAAGGACCGGGCGAAGGAGTTCTACGCGGCCCTGCTCCTCATCGAGGGCGCGATGATCGGCGTCTTCTGCAGCCTCGACCTCTTCCTCTTCTATATCTTCTGGGAGGCTATGCTGATCCCCATGTTCCTCCTCATCGGCGTGTGGGGCGGGCCGAACCGGGTCTACGCAGCGATCAAGTTCTTCCTGTATACCCTGGTGGGCAGCGTCCTCATGCTCGTTGGGATCATCGTCCTCTACCTTCAGACGGGCAACTCCTTCGATATCCTGAAGATGATGACCACCACCTATCCCTTCAACCTGCAGGTCATCCTGTTCTGGGCCTTCTTTGCCGCCTTTGCGGTGAAGGTCCCAATGTTCCCGGTGCATACCTGGCTGCCCGACGCCCATACCGAGGCGCCGACCGCGGGCAGCGTGATCCTTGCGGGCATCCTCATCAAGATGGGCGCCTACGGGTTCCTGCGGTTCAGCATGCCGATTCTGCCGGAGGCGACGAAAGCGATGTCGCCGGTCATGATGATCCTCTCGGTGATCGCCATCATCTACGGCGCGATCATCTGCCTCGGCCAGACCGATCTGAAACGGCTCATCGCCTACAGCTCGGTCAGCCACATGGGCTTCGTGACGCTCGGTCTCTTCGCGCTCAACACGCAGGGGCTCCAGGGCGGTATCCTCCAGATGATCAACCACGGCATCGTCACCGGCGGCCTCTTCCTCTGCGTCGGGATGATCTACGATCGTACCCATACGAGGAAGATCGCGGATTACGGCGGCGTGGCGACCGCGCTCCCGGTCTATGCCGCCTTCTTCATGGTCTTCACGCTCTCGTCGATCGGCCTGCCCGGGACGAACGGGTTCGTCGGCGAGATCCTGATCCTCCTCGGCGGATTCACGGCATCGAAGGCCATGGGCGCCCTCGCCGCCACCGGCATCATCATCGGCGCGGGCTACATGCTCTGGCTCTACCAGCGGGTCTTTTTCATGGAGGTGAGCCCGACGGTCCGGGAGCATAAGGATATCAACTTCCGCGAGATCGCGACACTCGCACCGCTCATCATCCTGGTGCTCTGGATCGGCGTTTATCCGAATACCTTCCTCAGCTTCATGGATGCCTCGGTCCAGAACCTCATCCAGAGGATTTCCACAGCGGGGCAGCCGGCTGTAGCACAGCACATTATAGAGGTGATCAAATGA
- a CDS encoding EAL domain-containing protein translates to MGPAAGLSARDEYMRDEQVAQLYRLAPVGLVATVINGSIVALILWGVVPAARILLWLGALLAVTLARFVLLRKSRRHAVTPDRAPQWGRSFVIGIGLSGTVWGAAGILLFNEGSTAHQVFLAFVLGGMVAGAAAAYSAVNAAFLAYSIPALAPLTARFILIGDEFHLAMAAMVLLYGVLIFMTARQNHTIYAESLALRFENRDLVAYLSEAKAHTDAMNTALHAEVLERKKAEEELRRHRDGLEHMVQERTADLKLANKRLQTEIAERSRVEEALRESEARYRQLIDTANEGVWIVDAQGLTTYVNRHMTEMLGYAAEEMLGRPLFDFMDEEVRQEAELNLARRRDGIAEQHDFRFRRKDGSALWAIVSTNSLFDKEGAYAGALGMITDITERKQAEETIRYQAYHDLLTGVANRTLFMDRLSLEIAQARRHRAKLAVLFLDLDRFKNINDSLGHAAGDRLLREVASRLRNCLRASDTIARIGGDEFAIVLPDIADTDSAARIAQELRMILDQSYHFDGHEFHITASIGISMYPDDSEYPEMLLKNADVAMYHVKEQGRNNYRFYSPAMNLRTLELMILEQSLRQTLKKGQLELHYQPQIDLKRPGITCVEALVRWRHPELGMLQPFQFLPLAEETGLVVSIDEWVLRTACAQNKQWQDAGYRELCVTVNLSARQFQQADLVEVVSRTLEETGLRPECLEIEVTESIAMQHIDITIPHLANLSSRGIGLSIDDFGTGYSSLSYLKRLPIRRIKIDKSFISGLSDDPDDQAIVTAVIAMAHTMKLQVVAEGVETDDQLSFLKASRCDAVQGYLFSRPVPADEIGALIALHR, encoded by the coding sequence ATGGGACCTGCGGCAGGGCTGTCCGCCCGGGATGAATATATGCGCGACGAGCAGGTCGCTCAGCTCTACCGTCTGGCGCCGGTGGGGTTGGTCGCCACGGTGATCAACGGCTCGATCGTCGCCCTCATCCTCTGGGGTGTTGTTCCCGCGGCCAGGATACTCCTCTGGCTCGGGGCGCTCCTCGCCGTTACCCTCGCCAGGTTCGTTCTGCTCAGGAAGTCCAGGAGACATGCCGTCACTCCGGACAGGGCGCCGCAGTGGGGGAGGAGCTTCGTCATCGGCATCGGGCTCTCGGGAACGGTCTGGGGAGCTGCAGGCATCCTGCTGTTCAACGAGGGCTCGACAGCGCACCAGGTCTTTCTCGCCTTTGTACTCGGCGGCATGGTAGCCGGAGCGGCAGCGGCATATTCGGCAGTGAATGCGGCCTTCCTCGCCTATAGCATCCCCGCGTTGGCACCGCTCACCGCCCGGTTCATCCTGATCGGCGATGAGTTCCATCTCGCCATGGCGGCCATGGTCCTGCTCTATGGAGTCCTGATCTTCATGACGGCGCGGCAGAACCATACGATCTATGCCGAGTCGCTTGCGCTCAGATTCGAGAACAGGGACCTCGTTGCGTACCTGAGCGAGGCCAAAGCGCATACGGATGCCATGAACACGGCGCTGCACGCCGAGGTCCTCGAACGGAAAAAGGCCGAGGAGGAGCTGAGGCGCCACCGCGACGGGCTCGAGCATATGGTGCAGGAGCGCACCGCGGACCTTAAGCTCGCCAACAAGCGCCTCCAGACCGAAATAGCCGAACGGAGCAGGGTCGAGGAGGCGCTCAGGGAGAGCGAGGCCCGCTACCGCCAGCTCATCGATACAGCGAACGAAGGAGTCTGGATCGTCGATGCGCAGGGCCTCACAACCTATGTCAACCGGCATATGACCGAAATGCTCGGCTATGCCGCAGAGGAGATGCTGGGGCGGCCGCTCTTCGACTTCATGGATGAGGAGGTCCGGCAGGAAGCGGAACTGAACCTCGCGCGCCGCAGGGACGGCATTGCCGAGCAGCACGATTTCCGGTTCCGGCGAAAGGACGGCTCGGCGCTCTGGGCCATCGTCTCGACGAATTCCCTCTTCGACAAGGAGGGAGCGTATGCAGGGGCCCTCGGCATGATCACCGATATCACCGAACGGAAGCAGGCCGAAGAGACGATCAGGTACCAGGCCTATCACGATCTCCTGACCGGCGTAGCGAACAGAACGCTCTTCATGGACCGCCTTTCCCTCGAGATCGCCCAGGCGCGCCGCCATCGCGCCAAGCTTGCGGTCCTCTTCCTCGACCTCGACCGTTTTAAAAATATCAATGATTCTCTCGGCCATGCTGCCGGCGACCGGCTCCTCAGGGAGGTCGCTTCACGGCTGAGGAACTGCCTGCGGGCGTCCGATACGATCGCCCGCATCGGCGGCGATGAGTTCGCCATCGTGCTGCCCGATATCGCGGATACCGACAGCGCGGCCAGGATTGCGCAGGAGCTCCGGATGATCCTCGATCAGTCCTACCACTTCGACGGGCACGAGTTTCATATTACCGCCAGCATCGGCATAAGCATGTACCCGGATGACAGCGAGTATCCCGAGATGCTGCTGAAGAACGCCGATGTCGCGATGTACCATGTGAAGGAGCAGGGGAGGAACAACTACCGGTTCTACAGTCCTGCCATGAACCTGCGGACCCTCGAGCTGATGATCCTCGAGCAGAGCCTGCGGCAGACCCTCAAGAAGGGACAGCTGGAGCTCCACTACCAGCCCCAGATCGATCTGAAACGCCCCGGCATTACCTGCGTCGAGGCGCTCGTCCGGTGGCGGCATCCCGAGCTCGGGATGCTCCAGCCGTTCCAGTTCCTTCCCCTTGCCGAAGAGACGGGGCTCGTCGTTTCGATCGATGAATGGGTGCTGCGCACCGCCTGTGCGCAGAATAAACAGTGGCAGGATGCAGGATACCGGGAGCTCTGCGTGACGGTGAACCTCTCCGCCCGGCAGTTCCAGCAGGCCGATCTCGTCGAGGTGGTTTCGCGGACCCTGGAGGAGACGGGGCTGCGTCCCGAGTGCCTCGAGATCGAGGTGACGGAAAGTATCGCGATGCAGCATATCGATATCACCATCCCCCACCTGGCCAACCTGAGCAGCAGGGGCATCGGGCTCTCGATCGATGATTTCGGCACCGGCTATTCGTCGCTGAGCTACCTGAAGCGGCTGCCCATCCGGAGGATCAAGATAGACAAATCGTTCATCAGCGGCCTGAGCGACGACCCCGATGATCAGGCGATTGT
- the nuoL gene encoding NADH-quinone oxidoreductase subunit L: MDMHVLIPLLPLAAFAVNILLGRWIIKDKAHWVAILAVLGSFVLAVKTFIGVVNGQVINQDVYSWIVSGTFRVTVGFLIDQLTAIMLIVVTSVSLLVHIYSVGYMHGDPGYYRFFSYLSLFTFSMLMLVMGNNLLQLYFGWEAVGLCSYFLIGFWYEKKSAADAGKKAFIVNRFGDFGFGLGVFMIFLTLGTVHYADIFANVGSLQGQTISLLGYEIHLVTLIALLLFCGAVGKSAQIPLHVWLPDAMEGPTPVSALIHAATMVTAGVFMVARFNPLFSMSEVAMAVVALTGAITSLFAATIALVQNDIKRIVAYSTVSQLGYMFLACGVGAFGAGIFHLYTHAFFKALLFLGAGSVMHAMAGELDIQKMGGLKKHMPVTYWTFLIASLSIAGVPGLAGFFSKDEILWLAYNGGTVGRIVWVIGSLVAAITAFYSFRIIFLAFHGKFRGTLEQEHHLHESPATMTVPLIILTVGAIASGWIGIPELFGSAIGVGNWIAHFFEPVLGHPHVHASHAEELMVVGISIAAAFGGIFFAWVFYALKPEIPKTLAASFRGIYTTLWNKYYIDELYDFIIVRPTRWAATNVLMAVTDGGIIEGIVNGVPRAIGNFGERLRRLQTGYVQHYAVSMAIGLFLILSLVLIATAGQ; encoded by the coding sequence ATGGATATGCATGTTTTGATACCGCTCCTGCCGCTCGCCGCCTTTGCCGTCAACATCCTCCTCGGCAGATGGATCATCAAGGACAAGGCCCATTGGGTCGCAATCCTCGCTGTCCTCGGGTCGTTCGTTCTCGCGGTGAAGACCTTCATCGGCGTAGTGAACGGGCAGGTCATCAACCAGGATGTCTACAGCTGGATCGTCTCCGGCACCTTCAGGGTTACCGTAGGGTTCCTCATCGACCAGCTGACCGCCATCATGCTCATCGTCGTGACGAGCGTGAGCCTGCTGGTCCATATCTACTCGGTAGGCTACATGCACGGCGATCCGGGCTACTACCGCTTCTTCTCCTATCTCAGCCTGTTCACCTTCTCGATGCTCATGCTCGTCATGGGCAACAACCTGCTGCAGCTCTACTTCGGCTGGGAGGCGGTGGGGCTCTGCTCCTACTTCCTCATCGGCTTCTGGTACGAAAAGAAGAGCGCTGCCGATGCGGGAAAGAAGGCCTTCATCGTCAACCGGTTCGGCGACTTCGGCTTCGGCCTCGGCGTCTTCATGATCTTCCTCACCCTGGGCACCGTTCACTATGCCGATATCTTCGCGAACGTGGGCTCGCTGCAGGGCCAGACGATCAGCCTGCTGGGGTATGAGATTCACCTCGTCACCCTGATAGCGCTCCTGCTCTTCTGCGGCGCGGTCGGCAAATCGGCGCAGATCCCGCTCCATGTCTGGCTGCCCGATGCCATGGAGGGCCCGACGCCGGTCAGCGCGCTGATCCACGCTGCCACCATGGTCACCGCCGGCGTCTTCATGGTCGCCCGGTTCAACCCGCTCTTCAGCATGTCGGAAGTCGCCATGGCCGTCGTCGCGCTCACGGGGGCGATTACGAGCCTCTTTGCAGCGACGATAGCGCTGGTGCAGAACGACATAAAGCGTATCGTCGCCTACTCGACCGTGAGCCAGCTCGGCTACATGTTCCTCGCCTGCGGCGTCGGCGCGTTCGGCGCAGGTATCTTCCATCTCTATACCCATGCCTTCTTCAAGGCCCTGCTCTTCCTCGGCGCCGGCAGCGTCATGCACGCCATGGCAGGGGAGCTGGATATACAGAAGATGGGCGGACTGAAAAAACATATGCCTGTCACCTACTGGACGTTCCTCATCGCCTCGCTCAGCATCGCCGGGGTGCCCGGCCTGGCGGGCTTCTTCAGCAAGGACGAGATCCTCTGGCTCGCCTATAACGGCGGCACGGTCGGCAGGATCGTCTGGGTGATCGGCTCTCTCGTCGCCGCGATTACCGCGTTCTACAGCTTCAGGATCATTTTCCTCGCCTTCCACGGGAAGTTCAGGGGGACCCTCGAGCAGGAGCACCACCTCCATGAGTCGCCGGCAACGATGACCGTCCCGCTCATAATCCTGACCGTGGGCGCTATCGCGTCGGGCTGGATCGGCATACCCGAGCTGTTCGGCTCGGCGATAGGCGTCGGGAACTGGATCGCCCACTTCTTCGAGCCGGTGCTCGGCCATCCTCATGTCCACGCCTCCCATGCGGAGGAGCTGATGGTGGTGGGCATCTCGATAGCAGCGGCCTTCGGCGGCATCTTCTTCGCCTGGGTCTTCTACGCGCTCAAGCCCGAGATTCCGAAGACCCTCGCCGCGAGCTTCAGGGGAATATACACGACGTTGTGGAACAAGTACTACATCGATGAGCTGTACGACTTCATCATCGTCAGGCCGACCAGGTGGGCCGCAACCAATGTACTGATGGCCGTCACCGACGGCGGTATCATAGAAGGGATCGTAAACGGCGTGCCCAGGGCTATCGGGAATTTCGGCGAGCGCCTGAGAAGGCTCCAGACCGGCTATGTCCAGCACTATGCCGTCTCGATGGCGATCGGGCTCTTTCTCATCCTTTCCCTGGTGCTGATCGCAACCGCCGGACAGTAA
- the nuoI gene encoding NADH-quinone oxidoreductase subunit NuoI — protein sequence MRLKDIAKKVFMLEILKGMALTFKMMLTRPVTRQYPEEKREPFPGFRGLHALVRTDAGEAKCVGCGLCAAVCPSKCISIYTSEGSDHSKIVDRYEIEVLRCVYCGFCVEACPFGAVVMTPHYEYCDTTREALYMTKEKLLANWDKFMAGDKGKEYFRHFWRPLSEDFQSHEDQPVLRRAGSAPREASPKNAEPGGPGGPEGNETTQGGMSNAA from the coding sequence ATGAGATTAAAGGATATAGCGAAAAAGGTCTTCATGCTCGAGATACTGAAGGGTATGGCGCTCACCTTCAAGATGATGCTGACCCGGCCGGTGACCCGCCAGTACCCCGAGGAGAAGCGCGAGCCCTTCCCGGGATTCCGGGGGCTGCACGCCCTCGTGCGGACCGATGCGGGCGAGGCGAAATGCGTCGGCTGCGGCCTGTGTGCAGCCGTCTGTCCCTCGAAATGCATCTCGATTTACACCAGCGAGGGCTCGGACCACTCGAAGATCGTCGACCGCTATGAGATCGAGGTGCTCCGGTGCGTCTACTGCGGGTTCTGCGTCGAGGCCTGCCCCTTCGGGGCCGTGGTGATGACCCCGCATTATGAATACTGCGATACCACCCGTGAAGCGCTCTATATGACAAAGGAAAAACTGCTCGCCAACTGGGATAAGTTCATGGCAGGCGACAAGGGTAAGGAGTACTTCAGGCACTTCTGGCGCCCCCTGTCCGAGGACTTCCAGTCCCACGAGGATCAGCCGGTGCTCAGGAGAGCCGGGAGCGCTCCCCGGGAGGCTTCACCGAAGAATGCCGAGCCGGGCGGTCCCGGCGGGCCGGAAGGCAATGAAACGACGCAAGGGGGGATGAGCAATGCTGCCTAA
- a CDS encoding NADH-quinone oxidoreductase subunit N, with translation MTIPFPDLTPVLPEIIMTVAALLLLLFDLVFREKGVLAFLGVAAAAATLYFIPQSYGETFGGMFISDSYSSYFKVIFLINLVLTIFISLKYLQRERVEHGEYYSLLLFATAGMMLMASAKDFIILYLGLELMALSTYILAGIKRNDPKSNEAAIKYFLLGAFSSAMLLYGISLLYGQTTTTDLYRIAAQLQGGEATPLLLFSMILVAVAFSFKIAAVPFHMWAPDVYEGAPTSVTAFMSVGPKAAGFAVIGRVFFVAFQHLQADWTAILIGIAIATMAVGNIVALVQTNIKRMLAYSSIAHAGYMLLGIIAGEEGRQAMMNYMMIYAFMNIGAFAIVILLDRGDEIKDYEGLSKSHPLVAALMLVFMFSLTGIPPTAGFIGKFNIFMALIGAGYVWLAVVAVIFSAISAYYYLRIVRNMYMKDVVGEMTISPSPMLGLAILITVIMVFAIGIMPSIVIAS, from the coding sequence ATGACCATTCCCTTCCCCGACCTGACCCCGGTACTGCCGGAAATCATAATGACCGTGGCAGCGCTGCTGCTCCTGCTCTTCGACCTCGTCTTCAGGGAAAAGGGAGTGCTGGCGTTCCTCGGGGTCGCTGCCGCGGCGGCGACGCTCTACTTCATCCCGCAGAGCTACGGCGAGACCTTCGGCGGCATGTTCATCAGCGACAGCTACAGCAGCTACTTCAAGGTCATCTTCCTCATCAACCTCGTCCTGACCATCTTCATATCGCTCAAGTACCTGCAGCGGGAGAGGGTCGAACATGGAGAATACTACAGCCTGCTGCTCTTCGCCACTGCGGGAATGATGCTGATGGCCTCGGCCAAGGACTTCATCATCCTCTATCTCGGCCTCGAGCTGATGGCGCTGAGCACCTATATCCTGGCAGGCATCAAGCGGAACGACCCCAAATCCAACGAGGCCGCCATCAAGTACTTTCTGCTCGGCGCCTTTTCGTCGGCCATGCTGCTGTACGGCATTTCGCTGCTCTACGGGCAGACGACGACGACCGATCTTTACCGGATAGCAGCACAGCTCCAGGGCGGGGAGGCGACGCCGCTGCTGCTCTTCAGCATGATCCTGGTCGCCGTCGCCTTCTCGTTCAAGATCGCCGCGGTGCCGTTCCATATGTGGGCGCCCGATGTGTACGAGGGCGCGCCCACCTCGGTCACCGCCTTCATGTCCGTGGGGCCCAAGGCAGCGGGGTTCGCGGTCATCGGCAGGGTCTTCTTCGTCGCCTTCCAGCACCTGCAGGCCGACTGGACCGCGATCCTCATCGGCATCGCCATCGCCACCATGGCGGTGGGGAATATCGTCGCCCTCGTGCAGACCAACATAAAGAGGATGCTCGCCTATTCCTCCATCGCGCACGCGGGCTACATGCTCCTCGGCATTATCGCCGGCGAGGAGGGGCGCCAGGCGATGATGAATTACATGATGATCTATGCCTTCATGAATATAGGCGCCTTCGCCATCGTCATCCTGCTCGACCGGGGAGACGAGATCAAGGACTATGAAGGGCTCTCGAAGAGCCATCCCCTGGTCGCCGCGCTGATGCTGGTCTTCATGTTCTCGCTCACCGGCATTCCGCCGACAGCAGGCTTTATCGGAAAGTTCAACATCTTCATGGCACTCATCGGTGCGGGATACGTGTGGCTCGCGGTCGTGGCGGTCATCTTCAGCGCCATCTCCGCCTACTACTATCTCAGGATCGTCCGCAATATGTACATGAAGGACGTGGTCGGGGAGATGACGATCAGCCCGTCGCCGATGCTCGGGCTCGCCATCCTGATCACGGTCATCATGGTGTTCGCGATCGGCATCATGCCCTCGATCGTTATCGCCTCGTAA
- the nuoK gene encoding NADH-quinone oxidoreductase subunit NuoK, whose product MVPLEWYIALSAVIFTIGVVGFMIRRNIIIVLMSIELMLNSVNISLVAFSHYLQDLRGQILVFFIITVAAAEAAIGLAILVALFKNRAAIHTDEITEMRG is encoded by the coding sequence ATGGTACCCTTGGAGTGGTATATCGCACTGAGCGCCGTCATCTTCACCATCGGCGTCGTCGGGTTCATGATCCGGCGGAACATCATCATCGTCCTTATGTCCATCGAGCTGATGCTCAATTCGGTGAACATAAGCCTCGTCGCCTTCAGCCACTACCTGCAGGACCTGCGGGGCCAGATACTGGTCTTCTTCATTATCACCGTTGCTGCTGCCGAGGCGGCGATCGGGCTCGCGATCCTGGTGGCGCTCTTCAAGAACAGGGCGGCGATACACACCGATGAAATCACCGAGATGAGAGGGTAA